The following coding sequences lie in one Streptomyces albofaciens JCM 4342 genomic window:
- a CDS encoding amidohydrolase family protein, producing MSESSQPQPGPEKASGGDGTGAAAGTLVLCDARLADGRVVDVRLSGGRIEAVGTAGSLAPQGTRIDLGGYLLLPAPAEPHAHCDTALTADATGPATDTLEDVQRRTTEAALLQLGHGATALRTHVRIGDVQALRSLEAVLQAGRSLRGLAELTAVAVPRMLTGAAGADGLAMLRDAVKMGATVIGGCPDLDPDPAGYVETVLEVAAEHGCAVDLHTDGDDPARLARFAAVAGGLRPGVAIGPCAGLSALPPEVAARTAEHLAAAGVTVVCLPQGGCAALERRGAARPGSGRAAAPAARQAPVRLLRAAGVRVAAGSGALRDAANPVGRGDPLEAAYLLASLGEASPETAYEMVGTAARATLGLPEVRVEAGFPAELLAVRGGSLAGVLSLAYSRIVVHKGRVVARTSAVREYCDSAAVVALELPRQSQR from the coding sequence ATGTCCGAGAGCAGTCAGCCGCAGCCGGGTCCCGAGAAGGCCTCCGGCGGCGATGGCACCGGCGCCGCGGCGGGCACCCTGGTGCTCTGCGACGCCCGGCTCGCCGACGGCCGCGTGGTGGACGTACGGCTCAGCGGCGGGCGCATCGAGGCGGTCGGCACGGCGGGCAGCCTCGCCCCGCAGGGCACCCGTATCGACCTCGGCGGCTATCTGCTGCTCCCGGCCCCCGCCGAGCCGCACGCGCACTGCGACACCGCGCTGACCGCGGACGCCACCGGGCCCGCCACCGACACCCTCGAAGACGTGCAGCGCCGCACCACGGAGGCGGCCCTCCTGCAACTGGGCCACGGCGCGACGGCGCTGCGCACCCACGTGCGCATCGGCGACGTCCAGGCGCTGCGTTCGCTGGAGGCCGTCCTCCAGGCGGGCCGGTCGCTGCGCGGGCTGGCCGAGCTGACGGCGGTGGCCGTGCCGCGGATGCTCACCGGGGCGGCCGGGGCGGACGGGCTGGCGATGCTGCGGGACGCCGTGAAGATGGGCGCCACGGTCATCGGCGGCTGCCCGGACCTCGACCCCGACCCGGCCGGGTACGTCGAGACCGTCCTGGAGGTCGCGGCCGAGCACGGCTGCGCGGTGGACCTCCACACGGACGGCGACGACCCCGCGCGGCTGGCCCGGTTCGCCGCGGTGGCGGGCGGGCTGCGGCCCGGGGTGGCGATCGGACCGTGCGCGGGCCTGTCGGCGCTGCCGCCGGAGGTGGCGGCCCGCACCGCCGAGCACCTCGCGGCGGCCGGCGTCACGGTCGTGTGCCTGCCGCAGGGCGGCTGCGCGGCCCTGGAGCGGCGTGGCGCGGCCCGGCCGGGGTCCGGCAGGGCGGCGGCCCCGGCGGCCCGTCAGGCGCCCGTACGGCTGCTGCGCGCGGCCGGGGTGCGGGTGGCGGCCGGCAGCGGCGCCCTGCGCGACGCCGCGAACCCGGTGGGCCGCGGCGATCCCCTGGAAGCCGCGTACCTCCTGGCCTCCCTGGGGGAGGCGAGCCCCGAGACCGCCTACGAGATGGTCGGCACGGCCGCCCGCGCGACGCTGGGCCTGCCGGAGGTCCGCGTCGAGGCGGGCTTCCCCGCCGAGCTCCTGGCCGTGCGCGGCGGCAGCCTCGCCGGGGTACTGTCCCTCGCGTACAGCCGGATCGTGGTGCACAAGGGACGCGTGGTGGCCCGGACGAGCGCGGTGCGCGAGTACTGCGACTCGGCGGCGGTGGTCGCGCTGGAGCTGCCGCGGCAGTCGCAGCGCTGA
- the rpmG gene encoding 50S ribosomal protein L33, producing MAATDVRPKITLACVECKERNYITKKNRRNDPDRLEMKKHCPRCNAHTAHRETR from the coding sequence GTGGCTGCCACCGACGTCCGCCCGAAGATCACGCTGGCCTGCGTGGAGTGCAAGGAGCGGAACTACATCACCAAGAAGAACCGGCGCAACGACCCGGACCGTCTTGAGATGAAGAAGCACTGCCCGCGTTGCAACGCGCACACCGCGCACCGCGAGACGCGATAA
- a CDS encoding MaoC family dehydratase N-terminal domain-containing protein encodes MALDQSFVGRSYPATAPYEVGREKIREFAEAIGDAAPAYTDAEAARALGHPDVIAPPTFVFSITFRAAGQVVEDPQLGLDYSRVVHGDQKFVYTRPVRAGDRLTVTSTIEAIKSMAGNDILDIRGEVHDEAGEHVVTAFTKLVARAAGQEG; translated from the coding sequence ATGGCGCTCGACCAGTCCTTCGTCGGGCGGAGCTACCCGGCCACCGCTCCTTATGAGGTCGGCCGGGAGAAGATCCGCGAATTCGCCGAGGCGATCGGGGACGCCGCCCCGGCGTACACCGACGCCGAGGCCGCCAGGGCGCTCGGGCACCCCGATGTGATCGCCCCGCCGACTTTTGTGTTCTCCATCACCTTCCGCGCCGCGGGCCAGGTCGTCGAGGACCCGCAGCTGGGTCTCGATTACAGCCGGGTGGTGCACGGCGACCAGAAATTCGTCTACACCCGCCCGGTGCGCGCCGGTGACCGGCTGACCGTCACCTCGACCATCGAGGCGATCAAATCCATGGCGGGAAACGACATTCTCGATATCCGTGGCGAGGTGCACGACGAAGCGGGCGAACACGTGGTGACCGCTTTCACCAAGCTGGTGGCGCGCGCCGCCGGACAGGAGGGCTGA
- a CDS encoding MaoC family dehydratase gives MTAKISYDDVEAGTELPAQTFPVTRDTLVRYAGASGDFNPIHWNEKFAKEVGLPDVIAHGMFTMAEAVRVVTDWTGDPGAVVEYGVRFTKPVVVPNDDKGAVIEVSGKVAAKLDDEARTVRVDLTATSDGRKVLGMSRAVVKLA, from the coding sequence ATGACCGCGAAGATCTCTTACGACGACGTCGAGGCCGGCACCGAACTCCCGGCGCAGACCTTTCCCGTGACCCGTGACACGCTCGTGCGCTACGCGGGCGCCTCCGGCGACTTCAACCCGATCCACTGGAACGAGAAGTTCGCCAAGGAGGTCGGCCTCCCCGACGTGATCGCGCACGGCATGTTCACCATGGCCGAGGCGGTCCGCGTGGTCACCGACTGGACCGGCGACCCGGGCGCGGTCGTCGAGTACGGCGTGCGCTTCACCAAGCCCGTCGTGGTCCCCAACGACGACAAGGGCGCGGTCATCGAGGTCAGCGGCAAGGTCGCGGCCAAGCTGGACGACGAGGCCCGTACGGTCCGTGTCGACCTGACCGCGACCAGCGACGGCCGGAAGGTGCTCGGGATGTCGCGCGCGGTGGTCAAGCTCGCCTGA
- a CDS encoding UDP-N-acetylmuramate dehydrogenase, whose protein sequence is MQELHDAPLAPLTTFRLGGPATRLLTATTDDEVIAAVREADASGTPLLVIGGGSNLVIGDKGFEGTALRIATRGFALDGTDLTLAAGENWSDAVARTVGAGLAGIECLAGIPGSAGATPIQNVGAYGQEVSSTITEVVAYDRIAGETVTLSNAECAFSYRHSRFKEHPDRFVVLRVRFALEDAGGLSAPIKYAETARTLGVEAGERVPAATARETVLKLRAGKGMVLDPEDHDTWSAGSFFTNPVLTEAQHADFLARVHERLGADVTPPAFPAGEGRVKTSAAWLIDRAGFTKGYGDGPARISTKHTLALTNRGRATTEDLLALAREVREGVRAAFGITLVNEPVTVGVTL, encoded by the coding sequence GTGCAGGAACTCCACGACGCGCCCCTCGCCCCGCTGACCACCTTCCGTCTCGGCGGACCGGCCACCCGGCTGCTCACCGCCACCACGGACGACGAAGTGATCGCCGCCGTCCGCGAGGCCGACGCCTCCGGCACACCGCTGCTCGTCATCGGCGGCGGCAGCAACCTGGTCATCGGCGACAAGGGCTTCGAGGGCACCGCGCTGCGCATCGCCACCCGCGGCTTCGCCCTCGACGGCACCGACCTGACGCTGGCCGCGGGCGAGAACTGGTCCGACGCGGTGGCCCGTACGGTCGGGGCCGGGCTCGCGGGCATCGAGTGCCTGGCCGGCATCCCCGGCTCGGCCGGTGCCACGCCCATCCAGAACGTGGGCGCGTACGGACAGGAAGTGTCCTCCACGATCACCGAAGTGGTTGCGTACGACCGCATAGCGGGCGAGACCGTGACTCTCTCGAACGCCGAGTGCGCGTTCTCGTACCGGCACAGCCGCTTCAAGGAGCACCCCGACCGCTTCGTCGTGCTGCGGGTGCGCTTCGCCCTGGAGGACGCGGGCGGGCTGTCCGCGCCGATCAAGTACGCGGAGACCGCGCGCACCCTCGGTGTCGAGGCCGGCGAGCGGGTGCCGGCCGCCACCGCCCGCGAGACCGTGCTCAAGCTGCGGGCCGGCAAGGGCATGGTCCTGGACCCGGAGGACCACGACACCTGGTCGGCGGGGTCCTTCTTCACCAACCCCGTCCTCACCGAGGCGCAGCACGCCGACTTCCTCGCCCGCGTCCACGAGCGGCTCGGCGCGGACGTCACGCCGCCCGCCTTCCCGGCGGGGGAGGGCCGCGTGAAGACCTCCGCCGCCTGGCTCATCGACCGCGCGGGCTTCACCAAGGGCTACGGCGACGGCCCGGCCCGCATCTCCACCAAGCACACCCTCGCCCTGACCAACCGCGGCCGGGCCACCACCGAGGACCTGCTCGCGCTGGCCCGGGAGGTCCGCGAGGGCGTCCGCGCGGCCTTCGGCATCACCCTGGTCAACGAGCCGGTGACGGTCGGCGTCACCCTTTAG
- a CDS encoding adenosine deaminase, which yields MERVRDVRALPKAHLHLHFTGSMRPATLLDLADKYGVHLPEALKGGEPPKLRATDERGWFRFQRLYDIARSCLRSPEDIRRLVRETAEEDVRDGSGWLEIQVDPTSYAPRLGGLIPALEIILDAVRAASRETGLGIRVLVAANRMKHPLDARTLARLAVRYADQGVIGFGLSNDERRGFARDFDRAFAIARDGGLLAAPHGGELSGPASVRDCLDDLHAARVGHGVRAAEDPALLRRLAERGVTCEVCPASNVALGVYEKPEDVPLRTFYDAGVPMALGADDPLLFGSRLAAQYEIARTAHGFSDAELAELARQSIQGSRAPEDVRRKLLAGVDAWLGAD from the coding sequence ATGGAACGTGTACGCGATGTCCGGGCCCTGCCCAAGGCCCACCTGCACCTGCACTTCACCGGATCGATGCGGCCCGCGACCCTGCTGGACCTCGCCGACAAGTACGGCGTGCACCTGCCGGAGGCCCTGAAGGGCGGCGAGCCGCCGAAGCTGCGGGCGACGGACGAGCGCGGCTGGTTCCGCTTCCAGCGGCTGTACGACATCGCCCGGTCCTGTCTGCGCTCCCCCGAGGACATCCGGCGGCTGGTCCGCGAGACCGCCGAGGAGGACGTGCGGGACGGCTCCGGGTGGCTGGAGATCCAGGTCGACCCGACCTCGTACGCGCCGCGGCTGGGCGGGCTGATCCCCGCGCTGGAGATCATCCTGGACGCGGTGCGCGCCGCCTCCCGGGAGACCGGCCTCGGGATACGCGTCCTGGTGGCCGCGAACCGCATGAAGCACCCCCTGGACGCCCGTACGCTCGCCCGGCTCGCGGTCCGCTACGCCGACCAGGGCGTGATCGGTTTCGGCCTCTCCAACGACGAGCGGCGGGGCTTCGCGCGCGACTTCGACCGGGCCTTCGCCATCGCGCGCGACGGCGGGCTGCTGGCGGCGCCGCACGGCGGCGAGCTGTCCGGCCCGGCGAGCGTGCGGGACTGCCTGGACGACCTGCACGCGGCGCGGGTCGGCCACGGCGTACGCGCCGCGGAGGACCCGGCGCTGCTGCGGCGGCTGGCCGAGCGGGGCGTGACCTGCGAGGTCTGTCCGGCGTCGAACGTGGCCCTGGGTGTCTACGAGAAGCCCGAGGACGTGCCGCTGCGGACCTTCTACGACGCCGGCGTCCCGATGGCGCTGGGCGCCGACGACCCGCTGCTGTTCGGCTCCCGGCTGGCGGCCCAGTACGAGATCGCCCGCACCGCGCACGGCTTCTCGGACGCCGAACTGGCCGAGCTGGCCCGCCAGTCGATCCAGGGCTCGCGGGCGCCGGAGGACGTGCGGCGGAAGCTGCTGGCGGGGGTGGACGCCTGGCTGGGGGCGGACTGA
- a CDS encoding pyridoxal phosphate-dependent aminotransferase, with amino-acid sequence MSATPPAQSPTDRRVSARVGAISESATLAVDAKAKALKAAGRPVIGFGAGEPDFPTPGYIVEAAVEACRDPKYHRYTPAGGLPELKAAIAAKTLRDSGYEVEAANVLVTNGGKQAIYEAFAAILDPGDEVIVPAPYWTTYPESIRLAGGVPVEVVADETTGYRVSVEQLEAARTDRTKVLLFVSPSNPTGAVYTREQVEAVGRWAAEHGLWVLTDEIYEHLVYGDATFCSLPVVVPELREKCIIVNGVAKTYAMTGWRVGWAIGPKDVIKAAANLQSHATSNVSNVAQAAAIAAVSGDLTAVEEMKTAFDRRRRTMVRMLNEIDGVLCPEPEGAFYAYPSVKGLLGKEIRGKRPRTSVELAELILEEAEVAVVPGEAFGTPGYLRLSYALGDEDLVEGITRVQNLLAEAK; translated from the coding sequence ATGAGCGCTACTCCTCCCGCACAGTCCCCCACCGACCGTCGGGTGTCGGCCCGCGTCGGGGCGATCTCCGAGTCCGCGACCCTCGCCGTGGACGCCAAGGCCAAGGCCCTCAAGGCCGCCGGGCGCCCGGTGATCGGCTTCGGCGCCGGCGAGCCCGACTTCCCCACGCCCGGCTACATCGTCGAGGCCGCCGTCGAGGCCTGCCGCGACCCGAAGTACCACCGGTACACCCCGGCCGGCGGCCTGCCCGAGCTGAAGGCCGCGATCGCCGCGAAGACGCTGCGCGACTCCGGGTACGAGGTCGAGGCGGCGAACGTTCTCGTCACCAACGGTGGCAAGCAGGCGATCTACGAGGCGTTCGCGGCGATCCTGGACCCGGGCGACGAGGTCATCGTGCCCGCCCCGTACTGGACCACCTACCCGGAGTCGATCCGGCTGGCGGGCGGCGTGCCGGTGGAGGTGGTGGCCGACGAGACCACCGGTTACCGGGTCTCCGTGGAGCAGCTGGAGGCGGCCCGTACGGACCGTACGAAGGTGCTGCTGTTCGTCTCGCCGTCCAACCCGACCGGCGCGGTCTACACCCGCGAGCAGGTCGAGGCGGTGGGCCGCTGGGCCGCCGAGCACGGTCTGTGGGTGCTCACCGACGAGATCTACGAGCACCTGGTCTACGGCGACGCGACGTTCTGCTCGCTGCCCGTGGTCGTGCCGGAGCTGCGCGAGAAGTGCATCATCGTCAACGGTGTGGCGAAGACGTACGCGATGACCGGCTGGCGGGTGGGCTGGGCCATCGGCCCGAAGGACGTGATCAAGGCCGCGGCGAACCTCCAGTCGCACGCCACCTCCAACGTCTCCAACGTGGCGCAGGCCGCGGCCATCGCGGCGGTCTCGGGCGACCTGACGGCCGTCGAGGAGATGAAGACCGCCTTCGACCGCCGCCGCCGGACGATGGTGCGGATGCTCAACGAGATCGACGGCGTGCTGTGCCCGGAGCCGGAGGGCGCGTTCTACGCGTACCCGTCGGTCAAGGGCCTGCTCGGCAAGGAGATCCGCGGCAAGCGCCCGCGGACCAGCGTGGAGCTGGCCGAGCTGATCCTGGAGGAGGCCGAGGTCGCGGTGGTCCCGGGCGAGGCGTTCGGCACACCGGGCTACCTGCGCCTGTCGTACGCGCTCGGCGACGAGGACCTGGTCGAGGGCATCACGCGCGTCCAGAACCTGCTGGCCGAGGCGAAGTAG
- the secE gene encoding preprotein translocase subunit SecE produces the protein MTDALGSIDMPERGRSEGEASESKKPRRGGKRGKKGPFARLALFYRQIIAELRKVVWPTRGQLSTYTTVVIIFVVIVIGLVTVIDLGFNQAVKYVFG, from the coding sequence GTGACGGACGCCCTGGGCTCCATCGACATGCCTGAGCGCGGTCGTTCCGAAGGCGAGGCCTCGGAGTCGAAGAAGCCCCGTCGCGGCGGCAAGCGCGGCAAGAAGGGCCCCTTCGCCCGGCTGGCGCTCTTCTACCGGCAGATCATCGCGGAGCTCCGCAAGGTCGTCTGGCCCACGCGGGGCCAGCTTTCGACGTACACCACTGTGGTGATCATCTTCGTCGTCATCGTCATCGGTCTCGTAACCGTGATTGACTTGGGATTCAACCAGGCCGTCAAGTACGTCTTCGGCTGA
- the nusG gene encoding transcription termination/antitermination protein NusG, whose product MSDPNLNDAADSVETAAADVDAAASAEVEGDAAASAGEEAAREIVEGADAADELDTEEAEAGEAAEEAAVTAEDEDAAEGAETAEDAAAEGEDEPADPIAALREELRTLPGEWYVIHTYAGYEKRVKANLEQRAVSLNVEDFIYQAEVPEEEIVQIKNGERKNVRQNKLPGYVLVRMDLTNESWGVVRNTPGVTGFVGNAYDPYPLTLDEIVKMLAPEAEEKAAKEAAEAEGKPAPSRKVEVQVLDFEVGDSVTVTDGPFATLQATINEINADSKKVKGLVEIFGRETPVELSFDQIQKN is encoded by the coding sequence GTGTCTGACCCGAACCTGAACGACGCCGCCGACTCCGTCGAGACGGCAGCGGCCGACGTTGACGCGGCTGCCTCGGCCGAGGTCGAGGGCGACGCTGCGGCGAGCGCCGGCGAAGAGGCCGCCCGCGAGATCGTCGAGGGCGCCGACGCGGCCGACGAGCTCGACACCGAGGAGGCCGAGGCGGGCGAGGCCGCCGAGGAGGCCGCGGTCACCGCCGAGGACGAGGACGCCGCCGAGGGTGCCGAGACCGCCGAGGACGCGGCGGCCGAGGGCGAGGACGAGCCGGCCGACCCGATCGCCGCGCTGCGCGAGGAGCTGCGCACCCTGCCGGGCGAGTGGTACGTGATCCACACCTACGCGGGCTACGAGAAGCGCGTGAAGGCCAACCTGGAGCAGCGCGCCGTCTCGCTCAACGTCGAGGACTTCATCTACCAGGCCGAGGTCCCCGAGGAAGAGATCGTCCAGATCAAGAACGGCGAGCGCAAGAACGTCCGCCAGAACAAGCTCCCGGGTTACGTGCTCGTGCGCATGGACCTGACGAACGAGTCCTGGGGCGTCGTGCGCAACACGCCGGGCGTCACCGGCTTCGTGGGCAACGCCTACGACCCGTACCCGCTCACCCTGGACGAGATCGTCAAGATGCTCGCCCCGGAGGCCGAGGAGAAGGCCGCCAAGGAGGCCGCCGAGGCCGAGGGCAAGCCGGCCCCGTCCCGCAAGGTCGAGGTCCAGGTGCTGGACTTCGAGGTGGGCGACTCGGTCACCGTCACCGACGGCCCGTTCGCCACGCTCCAGGCCACGATCAACGAGATCAACGCCGACTCGAAGAAGGTCAAGGGCCTCGTCGAGATCTTCGGCCGCGAGACCCCGGTCGAGCTGAGCTTCGACCAGATCCAGAAGAACTGA
- the rplK gene encoding 50S ribosomal protein L11, which produces MPPKKKKVTGLIKLQIQAGAANPAPPVGPALGQHGVNIMEFCKAYNAATESQRGWVIPVEITVYEDRSFTFITKTPPASKMILKAAGVEKGSGEPHKNKVAKITADQVREIATTKMPDLNANDLDAASKIIAGTARSMGITVEG; this is translated from the coding sequence ATGCCTCCCAAGAAGAAGAAGGTCACGGGGCTCATCAAGCTCCAGATCCAGGCCGGTGCCGCGAACCCGGCTCCGCCGGTCGGCCCCGCGCTGGGTCAGCACGGCGTCAACATCATGGAGTTCTGCAAGGCCTACAACGCCGCGACCGAGTCGCAGCGCGGCTGGGTCATCCCGGTGGAGATCACGGTCTACGAGGACCGTTCCTTCACCTTCATCACCAAGACCCCGCCGGCCTCGAAGATGATCCTGAAGGCCGCGGGCGTGGAGAAGGGCTCCGGCGAGCCGCACAAGAACAAGGTCGCCAAGATCACGGCCGACCAGGTTCGCGAGATCGCCACCACCAAGATGCCCGACCTGAACGCCAACGACCTGGACGCCGCGTCGAAGATCATCGCCGGCACCGCCCGTTCCATGGGCATCACGGTCGAGGGCTGA
- the rplA gene encoding 50S ribosomal protein L1 has translation MKRSKNLRNADAKVDRERLYAPLEAVRLAKETSTAKFDATVEVAMRLGVDPRKADQMVRGTVNLPHGTGKTARVLVFATGDRAAAAEAAGADIVGSDELIDEVSKGRLDFDAVVATPDLMGKVGRLGRVLGPRGLMPNPKTGTVTPDVAKAVTDIKGGKIEFRVDKHANLHFIIGKVSFDDTKLVENYAAALEEINRLKPSAAKGRYIKKATITTTMGPGVQVDANRTRNLLTEEDPAAV, from the coding sequence GTGAAGCGCAGCAAGAATCTTCGCAACGCGGACGCGAAGGTCGACCGGGAGCGTCTGTACGCCCCGCTCGAGGCCGTCCGTCTGGCCAAGGAGACCTCCACGGCCAAGTTCGACGCGACCGTCGAGGTCGCCATGCGTCTGGGTGTCGACCCGCGCAAGGCCGACCAGATGGTCCGTGGCACCGTGAACCTTCCGCACGGCACCGGTAAGACCGCCCGGGTCCTGGTCTTCGCGACCGGCGACCGTGCTGCGGCCGCGGAAGCCGCGGGCGCCGACATCGTCGGCTCCGACGAACTGATCGACGAGGTCTCCAAGGGCCGTCTGGACTTCGACGCCGTCGTCGCCACGCCGGACCTCATGGGCAAGGTCGGCCGCCTCGGCCGCGTGCTCGGTCCCCGTGGTCTGATGCCGAACCCGAAGACCGGCACCGTCACCCCGGATGTCGCCAAGGCTGTCACCGACATCAAGGGCGGCAAGATCGAGTTCCGCGTGGACAAGCACGCGAACCTCCACTTCATCATCGGCAAGGTGTCCTTCGACGACACCAAGCTGGTGGAGAACTACGCCGCGGCGCTGGAAGAGATCAACCGTCTCAAGCCGTCCGCCGCCAAGGGCCGGTACATCAAGAAGGCCACCATCACCACCACGATGGGCCCCGGTGTCCAGGTCGACGCCAACCGCACCCGCAACCTCCTCACCGAGGAGGACCCGGCCGCCGTCTGA
- the rplJ gene encoding 50S ribosomal protein L10, with the protein MARPDKVAAVEEITEKLRNSNAAVVTAYTGLSVAQLKELRRSLGDNAQYRVVKNTLTKIAANEAGITLDEHLKGSTAVAFVTGDPVQAAKGLRDFAKENPSLVIKGGVLEGKALSADEIKKLADLESREVLLAKLAGGMKASMAKAAATFQAPLTKMVRTAEALRSKVEQGGAGEPAPAEAAE; encoded by the coding sequence ATGGCGAGGCCCGACAAGGTCGCAGCCGTCGAGGAGATCACGGAGAAGCTCCGTAACTCCAACGCCGCTGTTGTGACCGCGTACACCGGACTGTCCGTCGCTCAGCTCAAGGAGCTGCGCCGTTCGCTCGGTGACAACGCTCAGTACCGTGTGGTGAAGAACACGCTGACCAAGATTGCGGCCAATGAGGCCGGGATCACGCTGGACGAGCACCTCAAGGGCTCGACGGCGGTCGCCTTCGTGACCGGTGACCCGGTCCAGGCGGCGAAGGGTCTTCGTGACTTCGCCAAGGAGAACCCCTCTCTCGTCATCAAGGGCGGTGTCCTTGAAGGCAAGGCGCTGTCCGCCGACGAGATCAAGAAGCTTGCGGACCTTGAGTCCCGCGAGGTTCTGCTCGCCAAGCTGGCGGGTGGCATGAAGGCGTCCATGGCCAAGGCCGCGGCGACCTTCCAGGCCCCGCTCACGAAGATGGTCCGCACCGCGGAAGCTCTTCGCAGCAAGGTCGAGCAGGGCGGTGCCGGTGAGCCGGCTCCCGCCGAGGCCGCGGAGTAA
- the rplL gene encoding 50S ribosomal protein L7/L12, whose protein sequence is MAKLTQEELLAQFEDMTLIELSGFVKAFEEKFEVEAAAPAAVAVAAPGQGGGEAAAAEEQDEFDVILTGAGDKKIQVIKVVRELTSLGLKEAKDLVDGTPKPVLEKVAKDAADKAAEALKGAGASVEVK, encoded by the coding sequence ATGGCGAAGCTCACCCAGGAAGAACTGCTCGCCCAGTTCGAGGACATGACCCTCATCGAGCTCTCCGGGTTCGTGAAGGCGTTCGAGGAGAAGTTCGAGGTCGAGGCTGCCGCTCCGGCCGCCGTCGCCGTTGCCGCCCCGGGCCAGGGTGGTGGCGAGGCCGCCGCCGCCGAGGAGCAGGACGAGTTCGACGTCATCCTGACCGGTGCGGGCGACAAGAAGATCCAGGTCATCAAGGTCGTGCGTGAGCTGACCTCGCTGGGTCTGAAGGAGGCCAAGGACCTCGTCGACGGCACCCCGAAGCCGGTCCTCGAGAAGGTCGCCAAGGACGCCGCGGACAAGGCCGCCGAGGCCCTCAAGGGCGCCGGCGCCTCCGTCGAGGTCAAGTGA